In the genome of Rhodoplanes sp. Z2-YC6860, one region contains:
- a CDS encoding efflux RND transporter permease subunit, with translation MIGLVRLALRRPYTMAIAGLLILLMGFLSAQRMVVDIFPNIDIPVVYVAWNYPGLSAEDMERRVVLISERAYSTTVNGIERIESLSIPGLGILKVYFTQGTDIGGAIAQINAQNNSILRIAPPGITPPNMIRFNASNVPVVQVTLNSRSLPEQQIFDYGLNFLRTRLFTIPGLSIPAPYGGKQRQIIVDVDPARLSSKGLSQMDVVSALQTTNVIVPAGIARIGEREFNVKLNSSPQFVEQFQALPVGVRDGIAVMLGDVANVSDSFATQQNAVRINGQRASYMSILKNSDASTIAVVQAIRDVLPDIQATAPEGLDLKLDFDQSVFVQGAVDNIVHEAILSSILVSLMILIFLGSWRNTVIVSLSIPLSIAAGVAGLFLTGQTINLMTLGGLALAIGLLVDNATVTIENIHRNQTLGKPLTVAILDGSSEVIQPLTVATLAICIVFFPVLLLTGPSRFLFIPLAITVVLAMLASYVLSFTVIPALARYLLKDHDDHAPKGIGGRFSAAFDRGFERVKNGYGNLLAVVLARRGFVLGCFGLVIVMTGMLAPVIGTDFFPTSDVGILKMHIRAARGMRLEETEKIVARVEESIRQMIPAKELRTINATIGLPFSLNLAFVPSDNTSGMDAELLISLNHGHKPTVEYQRLLRDKLNAEFPGNLFYFQTADIVSQVLNFGLSAPIDIQIQDSNFVRAYATAQRILRSIQKVPGVVDPRIAQVLDFPTIQIDVDRQRAARLGVAQRDVANNMLTSLAGSALVGPTYYLNPQTGVNYIVAVQTPADKISTVQDVMNLPANPAAPNINPNIQPTTLTTVPASPVTRISDIASMRPTTSMQSINHYTVQRVVDVLANVDSRDLGGTAADIKKIIEEEQKNLPSTVKLFLRGQNEVMETSFKNLGFGLILAILLVYALLVVLFQSWVDPFIIMMAVPGALVGILWTLAMTGTTINVASLMGSIMSVGIAVSNSILVVSFANDLRSRNDSLTPIEAVIEAGKTRLRPILMTALAMIIGMIPMALALGEAGEQNAPLGRAVIGGLAFATIATLVLVPVFYTLLRRQPPSLHMLDKRFEAEASGASTGGSAHA, from the coding sequence ATGATCGGATTGGTGCGCTTGGCGCTGCGCCGGCCATACACGATGGCTATCGCAGGCCTGCTGATTCTGTTGATGGGCTTCCTGTCGGCCCAGCGCATGGTCGTCGACATCTTTCCCAACATCGACATCCCGGTCGTCTACGTCGCCTGGAACTATCCCGGCCTGTCCGCCGAGGACATGGAACGGCGCGTGGTGCTGATCAGCGAGCGCGCCTACTCGACCACGGTCAATGGCATCGAGCGCATTGAATCGTTGTCGATCCCGGGTTTGGGCATCCTCAAGGTCTATTTCACGCAAGGCACCGACATCGGCGGCGCCATCGCGCAGATCAACGCGCAGAACAATTCGATCCTGCGCATCGCGCCGCCCGGCATCACGCCGCCGAATATGATCCGGTTCAATGCCTCGAACGTGCCGGTGGTGCAGGTCACGCTCAACAGCCGATCTCTCCCGGAGCAGCAGATCTTCGACTATGGTTTGAACTTCCTGCGCACCCGGCTGTTCACCATCCCGGGCCTGTCGATTCCAGCGCCCTATGGCGGCAAGCAGCGGCAGATCATCGTCGACGTCGATCCGGCGCGGTTGTCCTCCAAGGGCCTGTCGCAGATGGACGTGGTCAGCGCCTTGCAGACCACCAATGTGATCGTGCCGGCAGGGATCGCCCGGATCGGCGAGCGTGAATTCAACGTCAAGCTCAATTCCAGCCCGCAGTTTGTCGAGCAGTTCCAGGCCTTGCCGGTCGGCGTGCGCGACGGCATCGCCGTCATGCTGGGCGACGTCGCCAATGTCAGCGACAGCTTCGCAACCCAGCAGAATGCTGTCCGCATCAACGGTCAGCGCGCGAGCTATATGAGCATCCTGAAGAACTCGGATGCCTCGACCATTGCTGTGGTGCAGGCGATCCGCGACGTCCTGCCCGATATTCAGGCCACGGCGCCCGAAGGCCTCGACCTCAAGCTCGATTTCGATCAGTCGGTGTTCGTGCAGGGCGCGGTCGATAACATCGTCCACGAGGCCATTCTGTCGTCGATCCTGGTCTCGCTGATGATCCTGATCTTCCTCGGCAGCTGGCGGAATACGGTCATCGTCTCGCTGTCGATTCCGCTGTCGATCGCCGCGGGCGTCGCCGGGCTCTTCCTGACCGGACAGACCATCAATCTGATGACCCTCGGCGGGCTTGCCCTCGCCATTGGCCTCCTGGTCGACAACGCCACGGTGACGATCGAGAACATCCACCGCAACCAGACCCTCGGCAAGCCGCTGACCGTCGCGATCCTCGATGGCTCCAGCGAAGTGATCCAGCCATTGACGGTCGCGACGCTTGCGATCTGCATCGTGTTCTTCCCGGTGCTGCTGCTCACCGGCCCGTCGCGCTTCCTGTTCATTCCGCTTGCCATCACGGTGGTGCTGGCGATGCTGGCGTCCTACGTGCTGTCGTTCACCGTCATTCCCGCACTGGCGCGCTATCTGCTCAAGGATCACGACGATCACGCGCCGAAGGGCATCGGCGGCCGGTTCTCGGCGGCCTTCGACCGCGGCTTCGAGCGGGTGAAGAACGGCTACGGAAATCTGCTTGCGGTGGTGCTGGCGCGGCGTGGCTTCGTGCTTGGCTGCTTCGGCCTCGTGATCGTCATGACCGGCATGCTGGCTCCGGTGATCGGCACCGACTTCTTCCCGACCTCCGACGTCGGCATTCTCAAGATGCACATCCGCGCGGCGCGCGGCATGAGGCTCGAGGAAACCGAGAAGATCGTGGCGCGGGTCGAGGAGAGCATCCGCCAGATGATTCCGGCCAAGGAGCTCCGCACCATCAACGCCACCATCGGCCTGCCGTTCTCGCTCAATCTCGCCTTCGTGCCGAGCGACAACACCAGCGGCATGGATGCCGAGCTGCTCATCTCGCTCAACCATGGCCACAAGCCGACTGTGGAGTACCAGCGGCTCCTCCGCGACAAGCTCAACGCCGAGTTTCCGGGCAATCTGTTCTATTTCCAAACCGCCGATATCGTCAGCCAGGTGCTCAACTTCGGCCTGTCGGCGCCGATCGACATCCAGATCCAGGATTCCAACTTCGTGCGCGCCTATGCGACGGCACAGCGCATTCTGCGCTCCATCCAGAAGGTGCCGGGCGTGGTCGACCCGCGCATCGCGCAGGTGCTGGATTTCCCGACCATCCAGATCGACGTCGACCGCCAGCGCGCGGCACGGCTCGGTGTCGCGCAGCGCGACGTCGCCAACAACATGCTGACGTCGCTTGCGGGCAGCGCGCTGGTCGGGCCGACCTATTATTTGAACCCGCAGACCGGCGTGAACTACATCGTTGCGGTGCAGACGCCGGCCGACAAGATCAGCACCGTGCAGGACGTGATGAACCTGCCGGCCAACCCGGCGGCGCCGAACATCAATCCCAACATCCAGCCGACCACGCTGACCACGGTGCCGGCCTCGCCGGTGACACGCATTTCGGACATCGCATCGATGCGTCCGACCACCAGCATGCAGTCGATCAATCATTACACGGTGCAGCGGGTGGTCGACGTGCTGGCCAATGTCGACAGCCGCGACCTCGGCGGCACCGCCGCCGACATCAAGAAGATCATCGAGGAAGAGCAGAAGAACCTGCCGTCGACCGTGAAGCTCTTCCTGCGCGGTCAGAACGAGGTGATGGAAACCTCGTTCAAGAATCTCGGTTTCGGCCTGATCCTCGCGATCCTGCTGGTCTATGCGCTTCTGGTCGTGCTGTTCCAGTCCTGGGTCGATCCGTTCATCATCATGATGGCCGTGCCGGGCGCGCTGGTCGGCATCCTGTGGACGCTGGCGATGACCGGCACCACGATCAATGTCGCCTCGCTGATGGGCTCGATCATGTCGGTCGGCATCGCGGTGTCGAACTCGATCCTGGTGGTGAGCTTTGCCAATGACCTGCGCAGCCGCAATGACAGCCTCACCCCGATCGAGGCCGTGATCGAAGCGGGCAAGACCAGGCTTCGCCCGATCCTGATGACGGCGCTCGCCATGATCATCGGCATGATCCCGATGGCGCTGGCGCTTGGCGAGGCCGGCGAGCAGAACGCGCCGCTCGGCCGCGCCGTGATCGGCGGGCTCGCCTTCGCAACCATTGCCACGCTGGTTCTGGTGCCGGTGTTCTACACGCTGCTGCGGCGTCAGCCGCCGAGCTTGCACATGCTGGACAAGCGCTTCGAGGCGGAAGCCTCGGGCGCGTCGACTGGGGGATCCGCTCATGCCTGA
- a CDS encoding efflux RND transporter periplasmic adaptor subunit, producing MPDVQPASGKARATRLYIAGGATVLIAALAVGYFHFSRSSSVATAREARGNVVNRGPRVEVVTPVQGPKERTVTLLADVRSNQSATLYAKVSGYVKTLEVDRGDRVQANQIVAVIESPEIDQQYAAAVTDLEHKRRNLARSQDLFAKGNTTQVAMLQYETDARVAEANVKGLETMKGYQVIRAPFAGRVTQRFVDQGALVTNAQTNMVSALPLMTVSDDSRLRVYCYVQQADVPYVNVGDVAEVVDASNPERKMQAKISRMTGELETRTRTMQIEVNIDNTEGFLVAGSFANVTLHIPIQSYPQIPVSGLLVRGSETLVAMVENDTLRYKPVRVASTDGNTVTVAEGLRQDDRIAINLPDEVTDGSRVQPVLRKQ from the coding sequence ATGCCTGATGTTCAACCGGCGTCCGGCAAGGCGCGCGCGACGCGGCTCTACATCGCCGGCGGCGCCACCGTGCTGATCGCGGCCCTGGCGGTCGGCTATTTCCACTTCAGTCGCAGTTCCAGTGTCGCCACAGCCCGCGAGGCGCGGGGCAACGTCGTCAACCGCGGGCCACGGGTCGAGGTCGTCACACCGGTCCAGGGGCCGAAGGAGCGGACCGTGACGCTGCTCGCGGACGTGCGCTCGAATCAGTCGGCGACGCTCTACGCGAAGGTCAGCGGCTATGTGAAAACGCTGGAGGTGGATCGCGGCGACCGGGTCCAGGCCAATCAGATCGTCGCGGTGATCGAATCCCCCGAGATCGACCAGCAATACGCTGCCGCCGTCACCGACCTCGAACACAAGCGGCGCAATCTCGCGCGGTCGCAGGACCTGTTCGCCAAGGGCAACACCACCCAGGTGGCGATGCTGCAGTACGAGACCGACGCGCGCGTCGCCGAGGCCAACGTCAAAGGCCTCGAGACCATGAAGGGCTATCAGGTGATCCGAGCGCCGTTCGCCGGCCGCGTCACCCAGCGCTTCGTCGATCAGGGCGCGCTGGTCACCAACGCGCAGACCAACATGGTGAGCGCGCTGCCGCTTATGACGGTCTCAGACGACAGCCGGCTACGCGTCTATTGTTACGTCCAGCAGGCGGACGTGCCTTACGTCAACGTGGGCGACGTCGCCGAGGTGGTCGACGCCAGCAATCCGGAACGGAAGATGCAGGCCAAGATCAGCCGTATGACGGGCGAGCTCGAGACGCGGACTCGCACCATGCAGATCGAGGTCAACATCGACAACACCGAAGGCTTCCTGGTGGCTGGCAGCTTCGCCAACGTGACGCTGCACATCCCCATTCAGAGCTATCCGCAGATTCCGGTGAGCGGACTCCTGGTCCGCGGCAGCGAGACGCTGGTGGCGATGGTGGAAAATGACACCCTTCGCTACAAGCCGGTCCGGGTGGCCTCGACCGACGGCAACACCGTGACGGTGGCGGAGGGACTTCGGCAGGATGACCGCATTGCGATCAACCTGCCGGACGAGGTGACGGACGGCAGCAGGGTGCAGCCAGTCCTGAGGAAGCAGTAG
- the infA gene encoding translation initiation factor IF-1, producing MAKEELLEFEGEVTEELPDGNFRVKLDNEHMILAYTAGKMRKFRIRTGVGDRVTVEMSPYDLARGRIIFRHKSAQPTTAATGQRRAMWRNRG from the coding sequence ATGGCCAAAGAAGAACTGCTCGAATTTGAAGGTGAAGTGACCGAGGAATTGCCGGACGGCAATTTCCGGGTGAAGCTCGACAACGAGCACATGATCCTCGCCTACACGGCGGGCAAGATGCGCAAATTCCGCATCCGCACCGGCGTCGGCGATCGGGTGACCGTCGAGATGTCGCCCTACGATCTGGCGCGCGGGCGCATCATCTTCCGCCACAAGTCGGCGCAGCCGACCACCGCCGCGACCGGCCAGCGTCGCGCGATGTGGCGCAACCGCGGCTGA
- a CDS encoding DEAD/DEAH box helicase, with translation MTSFNEFGLAEPILRSLIEEGYVTPTPIQAQTIPLLLAKRDVIGIAQTGTGKTAAFALPIIHHLAANRVRPQPKTCRVLVLSPTRELSGQILDSFRTYGRHLRLHTSLAIGGVNMGPQVRQLAHGTDVLVATPGRLLDLAKSRAIILDKVEFFVLDEADRMLDMGFIHDIRKIVAKLPKERQTLLFSATMPSDIAELARHMLKDPAKVAVTPAATTVERIAQRIIHLDRGAKQKTLSDLLRAEPIDRVLVFTRTKHGADKVVRGLEKDGIASDAIHGNKSQNQRTRALKDFRDGRIRTLVATDIAARGIDVEGVSHVINFDLPNVPESYVHRIGRTARAGADGVAISLCSHDELPYLRDIEKLIRMAIPATGSTAQGKPAQQQRPQQHQGRNGNNGGHRSQNGHRQGHGQQAQGEGQNRNRRNGQKHHGNKPHGANPNGHRPNNGQKPHQGQNRPQHNGGSGNPGATPRPIAPTQPIGSDFQNVAFMQTR, from the coding sequence TTGACCTCTTTTAACGAATTCGGCCTCGCAGAGCCGATCCTCCGCTCCCTTATCGAAGAAGGCTACGTCACCCCCACTCCGATCCAGGCGCAGACCATCCCGCTGCTGCTCGCCAAGCGCGACGTCATCGGCATCGCGCAGACCGGCACCGGCAAGACCGCAGCCTTCGCGCTCCCGATCATCCATCACCTCGCCGCCAACCGCGTCCGTCCGCAGCCGAAGACCTGCCGCGTGCTGGTCTTGAGCCCGACGCGCGAGCTTTCGGGCCAGATCCTCGACAGCTTCCGCACCTACGGCCGGCATCTGCGGCTGCACACCTCGCTCGCCATCGGCGGCGTCAACATGGGGCCGCAGGTCCGCCAGCTGGCGCACGGCACCGACGTGCTGGTCGCCACGCCCGGCCGCCTGCTCGATCTCGCGAAGAGCCGCGCGATCATCCTCGACAAGGTCGAGTTCTTCGTTCTCGACGAAGCCGACCGCATGCTCGACATGGGCTTCATCCACGACATCCGGAAGATTGTCGCCAAGCTTCCCAAGGAGCGGCAGACGCTGCTGTTCTCCGCCACCATGCCGTCGGACATCGCCGAGCTCGCCCGGCACATGCTGAAAGACCCGGCCAAAGTCGCAGTCACGCCGGCCGCCACCACGGTCGAGCGCATCGCGCAACGCATCATCCATCTCGACCGCGGCGCCAAGCAGAAGACATTGAGCGATCTTCTGCGCGCGGAGCCGATCGACCGCGTGCTGGTGTTCACCCGCACCAAACACGGCGCCGACAAGGTGGTCCGTGGGCTCGAAAAGGACGGCATCGCATCCGATGCGATTCACGGCAACAAGTCGCAGAACCAGCGGACGCGCGCGCTCAAGGACTTCCGCGACGGCCGCATCCGCACGCTGGTGGCGACCGACATCGCGGCCCGCGGCATCGACGTCGAAGGCGTGAGCCACGTCATCAACTTCGACCTGCCGAACGTGCCGGAGAGCTACGTCCACCGCATCGGCCGCACCGCGCGCGCCGGCGCCGATGGCGTCGCGATCTCGCTCTGCTCGCATGACGAACTGCCCTACCTGCGCGACATCGAGAAGCTGATCCGCATGGCGATCCCCGCGACCGGCAGCACCGCGCAAGGCAAGCCCGCCCAACAGCAGCGGCCGCAGCAGCACCAGGGCCGCAACGGCAACAATGGCGGGCATCGTTCGCAGAACGGGCATCGCCAAGGCCACGGCCAGCAGGCCCAGGGCGAGGGTCAGAACCGCAACCGCCGCAACGGGCAGAAGCATCACGGCAACAAGCCGCATGGCGCCAACCCCAATGGCCACCGGCCGAACAACGGCCAGAAGCCGCATCAAGGCCAGAACCGCCCGCAGCACAATGGCGGGTCCGGCAACCCCGGCGCGACGCCACGTCCTATCGCGCCAACGCAGCCCATTGGCAGCGATTTTCAAAATGTGGCATTCATGCAGACGCGCTGA
- a CDS encoding ParA family protein: protein MRLVISAIHQKGGVGKTTLSVSLAGELAKRGYDTLLVDADPTESAQAWAKAGKLDFNVVGYPVMPGQTEAWAESISKLESEVFVIDCGPNDYSLAAACALTDVALLPCSASGLDLDGTVRALRQIEALRAQRRTPLNVLVVPTRVDGRTIEGRQLVEQLRSLGEIVTRPLTSRVDYVRAFTAGLAVHAFASNGEADQEIRALADQVLDSVAMRSAA, encoded by the coding sequence ATGCGACTTGTGATTTCCGCGATTCATCAGAAAGGCGGCGTCGGCAAAACCACTCTGTCGGTGAGCCTCGCTGGAGAGCTTGCCAAGCGCGGCTACGACACCTTGCTGGTCGACGCCGATCCAACGGAATCCGCGCAGGCCTGGGCCAAGGCCGGCAAGCTTGATTTCAACGTGGTCGGATATCCGGTGATGCCCGGGCAGACCGAGGCTTGGGCGGAATCGATCAGCAAGCTTGAATCGGAAGTTTTCGTCATCGATTGCGGCCCGAACGACTATTCGCTCGCCGCGGCTTGCGCCCTGACCGACGTGGCGCTGCTGCCGTGCAGCGCTTCCGGTCTCGACCTTGACGGCACGGTGCGGGCGCTGCGCCAGATCGAGGCCTTGCGTGCGCAACGCCGCACGCCGCTGAACGTGCTGGTGGTGCCGACCCGCGTCGACGGCCGCACCATCGAAGGGCGGCAGCTCGTCGAGCAATTGCGGTCGCTGGGCGAAATCGTCACCCGTCCGCTGACCAGCCGCGTCGACTATGTGCGGGCCTTCACGGCCGGCCTCGCGGTCCACGCCTTTGCATCGAACGGCGAAGCCGATCAGGAGATCAGGGCGCTGGCCGATCAGGTGCTCGACAGCGTGGCGATGCGCAGTGCGGCCTGA
- a CDS encoding HAD family hydrolase, which yields MKPQADDLAVFPTPDAPAQAARPLIEAQVVLFDIEGTLVDAVPLTLKCWTETLAEFGRKVTVETLQPLSGMDGGDLLSRLFPDLTDDVKSRILKSQGERYRSQYLQQVQPFPRVAELFRWLRSAGKSIGLATDSSRDEVDRYVALTGIRGMVDACGSGDEVRHGKPHPDVIDLALKELGAAPRDAVMIGDTPYDMSAACQVGTRAVGLLTGGFGQADLVRAGAEAVAPDVGALFEAVLNR from the coding sequence ATGAAGCCGCAAGCCGACGATCTGGCCGTATTCCCAACACCCGACGCACCGGCCCAGGCAGCGCGGCCGCTGATCGAGGCGCAGGTCGTTCTGTTCGATATCGAAGGCACGCTGGTCGACGCCGTTCCCCTGACATTGAAGTGCTGGACGGAGACGCTCGCTGAATTCGGGCGCAAGGTCACCGTGGAAACCCTCCAGCCGCTGTCTGGCATGGATGGGGGCGACCTTCTCTCCCGTTTGTTTCCCGACCTCACCGACGATGTCAAAAGCCGGATTCTGAAAAGCCAGGGCGAGCGCTATCGATCGCAATATCTCCAGCAGGTGCAGCCCTTCCCCCGGGTAGCCGAGCTTTTCAGATGGCTCCGCAGCGCCGGCAAATCGATCGGGCTCGCGACCGACTCCAGCCGTGACGAGGTCGACCGGTATGTCGCGCTCACGGGCATCCGCGGGATGGTCGATGCATGCGGCTCCGGTGATGAGGTGCGTCACGGCAAGCCGCATCCCGACGTCATCGATCTGGCGCTGAAGGAGCTTGGTGCGGCACCGCGCGACGCCGTCATGATCGGCGATACGCCCTACGACATGTCCGCAGCGTGCCAAGTTGGCACACGGGCCGTCGGCCTGCTGACCGGCGGCTTTGGCCAGGCAGATCTGGTCAGGGCCGGAGCGGAGGCGGTGGCGCCCGACGTCGGCGCGCTGTTCGAGGCGGTCCTCAACAGGTGA
- a CDS encoding DUF763 domain-containing protein has translation MTRRTGSADLPLHGGRVPPWLAARMAALGAVICQAIIHHYGRDEFLRRLSHPFWFQSFGAVMGMDWHSSGITTSVIGALKRGLGPLSHELGLHVCGGRGNQSRRTPAELTALGERIGFDGEALTRTSRLVAKVDSAAVQDGFDLYLHGFIVADDGKWTVVQQGMNGERRQARRYHWHSEGLDSFVEEPHAAIDGPEQGEIINLTDRRAAPSRSAQLDLLAGLGPDRIVSELARLEDPPAQGFLPHLIMPAHHDVRAKDVVLRRLHGTLAAAADRGPADFAELLLVPGVGARTVESLAMVAEVVHGAPCRFSDPARFSLAHGGKDRHPYPVPLRVYDETISVLKSAVHKARLGREEELAALKRLDDQARQLETFASGPSFDAHVARERDRSPDYDGRSVFGWEANLRGAKDRSA, from the coding sequence ATGACGAGACGGACGGGAAGCGCCGATCTGCCGCTGCATGGCGGCCGCGTGCCACCTTGGCTTGCGGCGCGCATGGCCGCGCTCGGCGCGGTGATCTGTCAGGCGATCATCCATCACTACGGCCGCGACGAATTTCTGCGGCGGCTCTCGCATCCGTTCTGGTTCCAGTCGTTCGGCGCCGTCATGGGCATGGACTGGCACTCGTCGGGCATCACGACGAGCGTCATCGGCGCGCTGAAGCGTGGGCTCGGCCCGCTGTCCCATGAACTGGGCCTGCATGTCTGCGGCGGTCGCGGCAACCAATCGCGGCGCACGCCGGCAGAGCTGACGGCGCTCGGCGAACGCATCGGCTTCGACGGCGAAGCGCTGACCCGCACCAGCCGCCTCGTGGCCAAGGTCGACAGCGCCGCCGTGCAGGACGGCTTCGATCTCTACCTGCATGGCTTCATTGTTGCCGATGACGGCAAATGGACCGTGGTGCAGCAGGGCATGAACGGCGAGCGGCGGCAGGCGCGCCGCTATCACTGGCATTCCGAAGGACTCGACAGCTTCGTCGAAGAGCCCCACGCGGCCATCGACGGGCCGGAGCAGGGCGAGATCATCAACCTGACCGACCGGCGAGCAGCACCTTCGCGCAGTGCGCAGCTCGATCTGCTGGCTGGCTTGGGGCCGGATCGCATCGTCTCGGAGCTGGCGCGACTGGAGGATCCGCCCGCGCAGGGATTTCTGCCGCATCTCATCATGCCCGCGCATCACGATGTCCGCGCCAAGGACGTGGTGCTTCGCAGGCTCCACGGCACGCTCGCGGCCGCCGCCGACCGCGGGCCTGCCGATTTCGCCGAGCTTCTGCTGGTGCCCGGCGTCGGCGCCCGCACCGTGGAATCGCTCGCCATGGTGGCCGAGGTGGTGCATGGCGCGCCGTGCCGGTTCAGCGATCCGGCGCGGTTCTCACTCGCCCACGGCGGCAAGGACCGGCATCCCTATCCGGTGCCGCTGCGCGTCTATGACGAAACCATCAGCGTTCTGAAATCGGCGGTGCACAAAGCGAGGCTCGGCCGCGAGGAGGAACTCGCGGCCCTTAAGCGGCTGGACGACCAGGCCCGGCAGCTGGAGACGTTCGCCAGCGGGCCGTCGTTCGATGCCCATGTGGCGCGGGAGCGCGACCGCTCGCCGGATTACGACGGGCGCTCGGTGTTCGGCTGGGAGGCCAACTTGAGGGGAGCAAAAGACCGGAGCGCCTGA
- a CDS encoding Bug family tripartite tricarboxylate transporter substrate binding protein: MASRRKLDFVRRTISRRGAARLAVGALALPAILRCARANTYPVRPVRIIIGFAAGGSTDVTGRLIAQWLSERLGQPFVVENRPGAGTNIGTEAVINAPADGTTLLFVTPANAINATLYDKLPFNFIRDIEPVCGIMRVPNVMQVHPTFPAKTVAELIAYAKANPGKISHASAGIGSSSHLAGELFKVMTGIEAVHVPYRGNAPALTDLLAGQVQLGFESMPSSVEYIRSGRMRALGLSTAKRSQALPDVPTIGETVPGYESSPFYGIGAPKGTPSEIVTLLNREINAGLADPNLNARFADLGGMMLPGSAADFGRLIADETEKWAGVIRTANIKTQ, translated from the coding sequence ATGGCATCACGCAGGAAATTGGATTTCGTCAGGCGGACAATCTCCCGCCGCGGCGCTGCGCGGCTGGCGGTCGGCGCTTTGGCGCTGCCGGCGATTTTGCGCTGCGCGCGAGCCAACACTTATCCGGTGCGGCCCGTACGCATCATCATCGGCTTTGCTGCCGGCGGCTCGACCGACGTCACAGGCCGGTTGATCGCGCAGTGGTTGTCGGAGCGGCTCGGCCAGCCCTTCGTGGTTGAGAACCGGCCAGGTGCAGGAACCAACATCGGCACCGAAGCGGTGATCAACGCGCCGGCCGACGGCACAACGCTGCTGTTCGTCACACCGGCGAACGCCATCAACGCCACGCTCTATGACAAGCTGCCGTTCAACTTCATCCGCGACATCGAGCCGGTCTGCGGCATCATGCGGGTGCCGAACGTGATGCAGGTGCATCCGACGTTTCCGGCAAAGACAGTGGCGGAATTGATCGCATATGCGAAAGCCAATCCGGGCAAGATCAGTCACGCCTCGGCAGGCATCGGCAGCAGCAGTCATCTGGCGGGCGAGTTGTTCAAGGTGATGACCGGCATCGAAGCCGTTCACGTGCCGTATCGCGGCAACGCGCCGGCGCTCACCGACCTGCTGGCCGGGCAAGTGCAACTCGGCTTCGAGAGCATGCCATCGTCGGTCGAATACATCCGCTCCGGCCGGATGCGTGCGCTGGGGCTGAGCACGGCGAAGCGCTCGCAGGCGCTGCCGGATGTCCCGACGATTGGCGAGACTGTGCCGGGCTATGAGTCGAGCCCGTTCTATGGCATCGGCGCGCCGAAGGGCACGCCATCGGAAATCGTCACGCTGCTCAACCGTGAGATCAATGCCGGCCTCGCAGATCCGAACCTCAACGCACGGTTCGCCGACCTCGGCGGCATGATGTTGCCGGGCTCGGCTGCGGACTTCGGCAGGCTCATTGCCGACGAGACCGAGAAGTGGGCCGGGGTGATCCGGACCGCCAACATCAAGACGCAATAG